The following proteins come from a genomic window of Microbacterium sp. JZ31:
- a CDS encoding Fe-S cluster assembly protein HesB — translation MLTLTENAADAVRTIVSQTPDASTAGLRIQGTSASAEGYALTLAPSPEQGDTVVESGEARVFLEGPAADELDDKVLDAQVTQEGVRFALALQQ, via the coding sequence ATGCTCACGCTTACCGAGAACGCCGCCGACGCGGTTCGCACGATCGTCTCCCAGACGCCGGATGCCTCGACCGCGGGGCTCCGTATCCAGGGCACCAGCGCATCGGCCGAGGGCTACGCGCTGACGCTCGCCCCGTCGCCCGAGCAGGGGGACACGGTCGTCGAGAGCGGCGAGGCCCGCGTGTTCCTGGAGGGACCCGCAGCCGACGAGCTCGATGACAAGGTGCTCGACGCGCAGGTGACGCAGGAGGGCGTGCGCTTTGCCCTCGCCCTGCAGCAGTAA
- a CDS encoding very short patch repair endonuclease, whose product MQAIRRRDTGPELAIRRLLHAAGYRYRCDYRVDVAGARIRPDIVFTRARVAIFVDGCFWHSCPEHGRTPRVNTDYWEPKLERNRTRDEANTRALEEAGWCVLRIWEHTIAHEALCLVRRAIPTPRPAIHASRDAVSEAAGKLC is encoded by the coding sequence ATGCAAGCGATCCGACGTCGTGATACAGGCCCGGAGCTCGCCATTCGCCGCCTGCTTCATGCAGCTGGGTACCGGTATCGTTGTGACTATCGTGTCGACGTTGCTGGGGCACGCATTCGGCCCGATATCGTCTTCACACGCGCGAGAGTCGCCATTTTTGTCGACGGCTGCTTCTGGCATTCCTGCCCAGAGCACGGCCGGACGCCTCGCGTGAACACGGACTATTGGGAGCCCAAGCTCGAGCGGAATCGAACTCGTGACGAGGCCAATACGCGGGCGCTGGAGGAAGCGGGCTGGTGCGTGTTGCGGATCTGGGAGCACACGATAGCCCATGAAGCTCTGTGCTTGGTGCGCAGAGCGATACCGACGCCTCGGCCAGCCATCCATGCCAGCCGCGATGCAGTGTCGGAGGCTGCAGGAAAACTATGCTGA
- a CDS encoding solute symporter family protein gives MNVFAAADTASQNNPVLNITIFGIFVAVTIFIVIRASRNNKTAADFYAGGRSFSGTQNGFAIAGDYLSAASFLGICGAIAVYGYDGFLYSIGFLVAWLVALLLVAELMRNTGKYTMADVLSFRLKQRPVRMAAAISTLVVCFFYLLAQMAGAGGLVALLLGVTDSIGTAAVVTVVGVLMVGYVLIGGMKGTTWVQIVKAFLLIGGAVVMTIWVLAIQGVDLFGAAIEASQTQTYPETAKALEDAIKGGASVLDPGLQYKNPIDFLSLGLALVLGTAGLPHVLMRFYTVPTAKEARKSVVWAIMLIGLFYLLTLVLGFGAAGLVGSGEILAAPGGVNSAAPLLAQALGGPVLMGIISAVAFATILAVVAGLTITAAASFSHDIFNGVIKRGAATEREERKVANITILVIGALAIVGGIAVLGQNVAFLVALAFAIAASANLPTILYSLFWRGFTTRGAVWSMYGGLLCAIVLIVLSPVFFGGPTSVLKTGEGTAIFPLSNPGIISIPVGFLLGWIGSITSKKGSEDPKLAAEMEVRSLTGHGAEKAVQH, from the coding sequence GTGAACGTCTTCGCAGCGGCGGATACCGCCTCGCAGAACAATCCGGTCCTGAACATCACGATCTTCGGGATCTTCGTCGCGGTGACGATCTTCATCGTCATCCGCGCCTCCCGGAACAACAAGACGGCCGCGGACTTCTACGCGGGCGGACGGTCCTTCTCGGGAACGCAGAACGGCTTCGCGATCGCGGGCGACTATCTGTCCGCGGCGTCGTTCCTCGGCATCTGCGGTGCCATTGCCGTGTACGGCTATGACGGGTTCCTCTATTCCATCGGATTCCTCGTCGCCTGGCTCGTGGCGCTGCTGCTCGTCGCGGAGCTGATGCGCAACACCGGCAAGTACACGATGGCGGATGTGCTGTCGTTCCGCCTCAAGCAGCGTCCCGTGCGCATGGCGGCCGCGATCAGCACGCTCGTCGTGTGCTTCTTCTATCTGCTCGCGCAGATGGCGGGAGCCGGCGGCCTCGTCGCCCTGCTGCTCGGCGTGACCGATTCGATCGGCACCGCCGCGGTCGTGACGGTCGTGGGCGTGCTCATGGTCGGCTACGTGCTGATCGGCGGCATGAAGGGCACCACCTGGGTGCAGATCGTCAAGGCGTTCCTGCTCATCGGCGGCGCAGTGGTCATGACGATCTGGGTGCTGGCGATCCAGGGCGTCGACCTGTTCGGCGCCGCGATCGAGGCCTCGCAGACGCAGACGTACCCCGAGACCGCCAAGGCGCTCGAGGACGCCATCAAGGGCGGCGCCTCGGTGCTCGACCCGGGCCTGCAGTACAAGAATCCGATCGACTTCCTGTCGCTGGGCCTCGCGCTCGTGCTCGGCACCGCGGGTCTGCCGCACGTGCTGATGCGCTTCTACACGGTGCCCACCGCCAAGGAGGCGCGCAAGTCGGTCGTCTGGGCGATCATGCTGATCGGCCTGTTCTACCTGCTGACGCTCGTGCTCGGCTTCGGCGCGGCGGGCCTGGTCGGCTCCGGCGAGATCCTCGCCGCACCGGGCGGCGTCAACTCCGCCGCGCCGCTGCTGGCGCAGGCGCTCGGCGGGCCGGTGCTGATGGGCATCATCTCGGCGGTCGCGTTCGCGACGATCCTCGCGGTCGTCGCCGGCCTGACGATCACGGCCGCGGCGTCGTTCTCGCACGACATCTTCAACGGCGTGATCAAGCGCGGTGCCGCGACCGAGCGCGAGGAGCGCAAGGTCGCGAACATCACGATCCTCGTGATCGGTGCGCTCGCGATCGTCGGCGGCATCGCCGTGCTGGGTCAGAACGTCGCGTTCCTGGTCGCGCTCGCGTTCGCGATCGCGGCGTCGGCGAACCTGCCGACGATCCTGTACTCGCTGTTCTGGCGCGGGTTCACCACGCGCGGCGCCGTGTGGAGCATGTACGGCGGTCTGCTGTGCGCGATCGTGCTGATCGTGCTCTCGCCGGTGTTCTTCGGCGGCCCGACGAGCGTCCTGAAGACGGGGGAGGGGACGGCGATCTTCCCGCTCAGCAACCCGGGCATCATCTCGATCCCCGTCGGCTTCCTGCTCGGCTGGATCGGATCGATCACCTCCAAGAAGGGCTCGGAGGATCCGAAGCTCGCCGCCGAGATGGAGGTGCGCTCGCTCACGGGCCACGGCGCGGAGAAGGCGGTGCAGCACTGA
- a CDS encoding DNA cytosine methyltransferase: MQQTSRPTAVEICAGAGGQVLGLHRAGFDHVLAVELDATAAQTLRQSTGIEVAVGDVADSAVWRPIDYAGVDLLAGGVPCPPFSVAGRQLGSSDERDLFAWAVEQVAIVKPRALLLENVRGLAAPRFSGYRQRVLDRLAQLGYVANWRLLQAADFGVAQLRPRFVLVAMRPDDAAYFRWPQPHARRTTVGETIGDLMAENGWKHVDDWVAMANGVGPTLVGGSKKHGGADLGPTRAKAGWAKLAVDGHGIANASPEMNALHPSARYPRLTIPMAARLQGWTEKDKWQFAGRKTSQYRQIGNAFPPPVAEAIGHAIRAALAHEGVPHEVPQLSADLQDPVYRALATAGEYVSLERLVRMVTETTTATVEQRLAMLAQDFAVEVKVTERSTSYKLGGFKGFTGQPEHLRNHFLKNHRSRVS; encoded by the coding sequence ATGCAACAAACGTCACGCCCCACAGCGGTCGAGATCTGCGCAGGAGCCGGCGGCCAGGTTCTGGGCTTGCACCGCGCAGGATTCGATCACGTGCTTGCGGTCGAGCTGGACGCGACCGCGGCGCAGACACTGCGGCAAAGCACAGGTATCGAGGTGGCCGTTGGTGATGTCGCTGACAGTGCGGTGTGGCGTCCCATCGACTATGCCGGCGTGGATCTCCTTGCCGGCGGCGTGCCGTGTCCTCCATTCTCAGTGGCTGGTCGGCAGCTCGGGTCCTCTGACGAGCGCGATCTATTCGCCTGGGCAGTCGAGCAAGTCGCCATAGTTAAACCGAGAGCGCTATTGCTGGAGAACGTTCGTGGGCTGGCTGCGCCCCGCTTCTCGGGCTATCGGCAGCGGGTACTCGACCGGCTTGCTCAGCTCGGGTATGTAGCTAACTGGCGGCTCTTACAGGCCGCGGATTTTGGAGTTGCGCAGCTGCGGCCCCGATTCGTGTTGGTCGCAATGCGGCCGGATGATGCAGCATATTTCCGCTGGCCACAGCCTCATGCGAGGCGCACGACCGTAGGCGAGACCATCGGCGACCTGATGGCCGAGAACGGCTGGAAGCACGTCGATGACTGGGTAGCGATGGCCAACGGTGTTGGACCGACCCTTGTGGGCGGAAGTAAGAAGCACGGCGGGGCAGATCTGGGCCCGACTCGTGCAAAGGCAGGTTGGGCGAAGCTTGCCGTCGACGGTCACGGCATCGCGAACGCATCTCCAGAAATGAATGCTCTGCATCCATCGGCTCGGTATCCGCGTCTGACGATCCCCATGGCCGCCCGCCTGCAGGGGTGGACTGAGAAGGACAAATGGCAGTTCGCGGGCCGCAAAACCTCTCAGTATCGCCAAATTGGCAACGCCTTCCCTCCACCGGTGGCAGAAGCTATCGGCCATGCCATCCGCGCTGCTCTCGCACACGAGGGTGTTCCGCATGAAGTCCCCCAGCTGAGCGCCGATCTGCAGGACCCTGTCTACAGAGCCCTCGCGACCGCCGGAGAATACGTTTCGCTTGAGCGGTTAGTGCGGATGGTGACCGAGACGACCACGGCGACCGTGGAGCAGCGTCTAGCAATGCTCGCCCAGGACTTCGCAGTCGAGGTCAAGGTTACCGAACGTAGTACCTCTTACAAGCTCGGCGGATTTAAGGGGTTCACGGGGCAACCCGAGCACCTGCGCAACCACTTCTTGAAGAACCATCGCTCAAGGGTGAGCTAA
- a CDS encoding helix-turn-helix transcriptional regulator: MTAQQDIADDRRLVADAVRELARRTKFPVAFGGLIENGVARMTAFVGNHTDALEGLSVRPERGLGGRAMVELRPRMTGDYRTARQITHDYDVYILGEGIGTLMAAPVVVSGKARGVLYGGAWSRSTIGGVAAAPAVRVAEELATELARRDEARRRLEDTGAAPPDRLSPSHREELRESYAELRAIAASIDDAAIRSRLADVERRLAALSGFAEAPRTEPLPEVRLSPREIDVLARAALGETNAQIGELLGLREGTVKAYLSAAMAKLDASTRHAAVARARKWGLLP; this comes from the coding sequence TTGACCGCGCAGCAGGACATCGCAGACGACCGTCGACTCGTGGCCGACGCCGTGCGCGAGCTCGCCCGACGGACGAAGTTCCCGGTCGCCTTCGGCGGTCTCATCGAGAACGGCGTGGCCCGCATGACCGCGTTCGTCGGCAACCACACCGACGCCCTGGAGGGCCTCTCCGTCCGGCCCGAGCGCGGGCTCGGCGGCCGCGCGATGGTCGAGCTGCGGCCGCGGATGACCGGCGACTATCGCACCGCACGCCAGATCACGCACGACTACGACGTCTACATCCTGGGCGAGGGCATCGGCACGCTGATGGCCGCACCGGTCGTGGTCTCGGGCAAGGCGCGCGGCGTCCTCTACGGCGGCGCGTGGAGTCGCTCCACCATCGGCGGCGTGGCCGCCGCGCCCGCCGTCCGGGTGGCCGAGGAGCTGGCGACCGAATTGGCTCGGCGCGACGAGGCGCGACGGCGCCTGGAGGACACCGGCGCGGCGCCGCCCGACCGCCTCTCCCCCAGCCACCGCGAAGAGCTGCGCGAGAGCTATGCCGAGCTGCGCGCGATCGCTGCGTCGATCGACGATGCGGCGATCCGATCGCGGCTGGCGGATGTCGAGCGGCGCCTCGCGGCCCTTTCCGGATTCGCGGAGGCGCCGCGCACCGAGCCTCTTCCGGAAGTGCGCCTTTCGCCGCGCGAGATCGACGTTCTCGCGCGCGCCGCCCTGGGTGAGACGAATGCGCAGATCGGAGAGCTGCTCGGCCTTCGCGAGGGAACCGTCAAGGCTTATCTGAGCGCGGCGATGGCGAAACTCGATGCGTCGACACGTCATGCCGCCGTGGCGCGGGCACGCAAATGGGGCCTGCTCCCATAG
- a CDS encoding DUF485 domain-containing protein — protein MTDTPPGASTRGRIDYIAEENSPRFRELKRTHRSFVFPLSAFFLVWYFVYVLLAGFAKDFMSQPVLGDINVGLLIGLGQFVTTFGITLWYVWFANNKLDPKSAAIREDLEKQEAGA, from the coding sequence GTGACAGACACGCCCCCCGGTGCATCCACGAGAGGACGCATCGACTACATCGCGGAGGAGAATTCGCCGCGATTCCGCGAATTGAAGCGCACCCACCGCTCGTTCGTGTTCCCGCTCTCCGCATTCTTCCTCGTGTGGTACTTCGTCTACGTCCTGCTGGCGGGTTTCGCGAAGGACTTCATGTCCCAGCCGGTCCTCGGCGACATCAATGTCGGACTGCTGATCGGCCTCGGTCAGTTCGTGACGACCTTCGGCATCACCCTCTGGTACGTGTGGTTCGCCAACAACAAGCTCGACCCGAAGTCGGCGGCCATCCGTGAAGACCTCGAGAAGCAGGAGGCAGGCGCGTGA
- a CDS encoding nucleotide pyrophosphohydrolase, which produces MTSERVREALSEFVRERDWAQFHTPANLAKSISIEAGELLECFQWSDDADEVRVREELADVVTYCTLLAAQLGVDLDEIVLQKLAVTRSKYPADRSRGRSTKYDAL; this is translated from the coding sequence GTGACGAGTGAGCGAGTTCGTGAAGCCTTGTCGGAGTTCGTGCGCGAGCGCGACTGGGCTCAGTTCCACACTCCGGCAAACCTCGCGAAGAGCATCTCGATCGAGGCGGGCGAACTGCTCGAGTGCTTCCAGTGGAGCGACGATGCAGACGAGGTGCGCGTACGCGAGGAGCTCGCCGACGTCGTCACCTATTGCACGCTGCTCGCTGCCCAACTGGGAGTCGACCTGGACGAGATCGTCCTGCAGAAGCTCGCCGTAACGCGCTCGAAGTACCCCGCAGATCGATCGAGGGGGCGGAGCACCAAGTATGACGCCCTTTGA
- a CDS encoding DUF2075 domain-containing protein — protein sequence MTPFEIERLDFTPPAISTWASGDERRTNWPVVYVLDSTGSSDAPSVYVGETVSAVSRMRQHLQNPSKAGFRRVRVVIDETFNKSACLDLESHLIRWLAGDGRFTVLNGNEGIIDARYYERDQYRESFRDIFEQLRSEGIFQRSIPEIENSDLFKLSPFKVLTREQAIAVEQIVEALLADLATGTRSTSVIPGNPGTGKTIVAIFLMKLLADIRDYEDTDEIEQDSLFSEFFVPENRELLRGVRVGLVVPQQSLRDSIKKVFKKTPKLSEDLVVNPFDVGKSSIPFDLLIVDETHRLNRRANQSSGMRNRDFADINERLFGSDDLYRTQLDWIRAQSTNQIFLIDEQQGVRPADLPSEVLAAEIADAKRSHRWFPLARQMRVRADADYVGFIRQLLRGELRAGGRPDFGEYDLRFFESVADMQEAIRERDREAGLARLVAGYAWDWKTRGNKPGFDFQLDGVEFTWNRTDKDWINSPGSIHEVGSIHTVQGYDLNYAGVIIGADLRFDASRQQVTADRGAYRDKKGKENLRKLRQRTTDEDLLALIQNIYGVLLTRGILGTYLYVCDPNLREHFKSVLSVDQTFAAVPLL from the coding sequence ATGACGCCCTTTGAGATTGAACGGCTCGACTTCACCCCGCCCGCGATCTCCACTTGGGCGTCCGGCGATGAACGGCGGACGAACTGGCCCGTCGTTTACGTTCTCGACAGCACCGGGTCCTCGGATGCGCCGTCTGTCTACGTCGGCGAGACGGTCAGTGCTGTGTCACGAATGCGTCAGCATCTCCAGAATCCGTCGAAGGCAGGGTTCCGCCGTGTGCGCGTCGTCATAGACGAGACGTTCAACAAGTCGGCGTGTCTCGACCTCGAGTCACACCTCATCCGCTGGCTTGCCGGCGACGGGCGCTTCACAGTGCTCAACGGGAACGAGGGCATCATTGACGCGCGGTACTACGAGCGCGACCAGTACCGCGAGAGCTTCCGAGACATCTTCGAGCAGCTGCGCTCGGAGGGCATCTTCCAGCGCAGCATCCCCGAGATTGAGAACAGCGACCTATTCAAGCTCTCACCCTTCAAGGTGCTCACACGGGAGCAGGCCATCGCGGTCGAGCAGATCGTCGAGGCACTCCTCGCGGACCTCGCAACAGGCACGCGATCGACCAGCGTTATCCCGGGCAATCCGGGTACGGGCAAGACCATTGTGGCGATCTTCCTCATGAAGCTGCTGGCCGACATCCGCGACTACGAAGACACGGATGAGATCGAGCAAGATTCCCTCTTCTCTGAGTTCTTCGTGCCCGAGAACCGGGAGCTACTGAGGGGTGTTCGCGTCGGGCTGGTCGTTCCCCAGCAGTCGCTTCGAGACTCCATCAAGAAGGTGTTCAAGAAGACGCCGAAGCTCAGCGAGGACCTCGTCGTCAACCCGTTCGACGTCGGGAAGTCATCTATACCGTTCGACCTCCTTATCGTCGACGAGACGCACCGGCTCAATCGACGCGCCAACCAATCCTCAGGAATGCGCAACCGCGACTTCGCGGACATCAACGAACGACTCTTCGGCTCCGACGACCTCTACAGGACACAGCTCGACTGGATCCGCGCCCAGAGCACGAACCAGATTTTCCTCATCGACGAGCAGCAGGGGGTGCGGCCGGCAGATCTCCCGAGCGAGGTTCTTGCCGCTGAGATCGCCGACGCAAAGCGATCGCATCGGTGGTTTCCGCTGGCAAGGCAGATGCGGGTGAGGGCGGACGCAGACTACGTGGGATTCATCCGTCAGCTGCTTCGAGGTGAACTTCGCGCAGGGGGCCGCCCGGACTTCGGTGAGTACGACCTTCGGTTCTTCGAGAGTGTCGCCGACATGCAGGAAGCGATCCGCGAACGCGACCGCGAGGCTGGGCTCGCCCGACTTGTTGCTGGGTACGCGTGGGACTGGAAGACCCGCGGCAACAAGCCCGGCTTCGACTTCCAACTCGACGGAGTTGAGTTCACCTGGAATCGCACTGACAAGGACTGGATCAACTCGCCCGGCTCGATCCATGAAGTCGGCTCGATACATACCGTCCAGGGCTATGACCTCAACTACGCCGGGGTGATCATCGGCGCGGACCTTCGATTCGACGCATCGCGCCAGCAGGTGACCGCAGACCGCGGGGCCTACCGCGACAAGAAGGGCAAAGAGAACCTCAGGAAGCTCCGTCAACGTACGACCGATGAAGACCTCCTCGCACTGATCCAGAACATCTACGGCGTGCTGCTCACGCGAGGAATCCTCGGAACGTACCTCTATGTATGCGATCCCAATCTCCGCGAGCACTTCAAGTCTGTGCTTAGTGTCGATCAAACATTCGCCGCCGTCCCGCTACTGTGA
- a CDS encoding histone-like nucleoid-structuring protein Lsr2, protein MARKIVHQLVDDLDGTVLEPGEGETVLFSLDGKSYEIDLTADNAKKLRDHFEEYISAARRMSSGTSASASPRGRRRTGQTDYGPVREWAKRNGYTVSERGRVPAAIIEAYEAAN, encoded by the coding sequence ATGGCCCGGAAAATCGTTCATCAGCTCGTCGACGACCTCGACGGCACTGTCCTCGAACCCGGCGAAGGCGAGACCGTTCTCTTCTCGCTCGACGGCAAGAGCTACGAAATCGACCTCACCGCCGACAATGCGAAGAAACTGCGCGACCATTTCGAGGAGTACATCTCGGCTGCCCGTCGGATGTCTTCCGGCACCTCCGCGTCGGCGTCTCCGCGCGGCCGCCGTCGCACCGGCCAGACCGATTACGGTCCTGTCCGCGAATGGGCGAAGAGGAACGGATACACCGTCTCGGAGCGCGGCCGCGTTCCTGCCGCGATCATCGAGGCTTACGAAGCCGCCAACTGA